Below is a window of Cryobacterium sp. PAMC25264 DNA.
CCATGAAGGCCCCGGTGACCCGGGCTATGCTCGCCGACGCGGTGTGGCGGGCCTCCTGGCCGCACGACCGGCTGGTGCTGGGCGCGTCCCGGCTGATCCGCGAGCTGGACACCCGGGTCACGGGCAAGAAGATCCCCGTGCACGCCAACCGCGGCCTGGCCGGCATCGACGGCACCGTCGCCACGGCCGTGGGTATCGCGCTGGCCAGCCAGGCGGGTGAGCATCCGCTCTCGAGCGGCACGACCCGGCTGCTGGTGGGCGATGTGACCCTGTTGCACGACGCCGGGTCGCTGCTCATCGCGCCCGGGGAGACGCGCCCGCGGGTGCAGGTGGTCGTGGGCAACGACGGCGGCGGCACCATCTTCGACGGCCTCGAGGTGGCCGCAACGGCCAACCCCACGGCCGTGGACCGGGTGCTCTTCACCCCGCAGCAGGTGGACCTTCAGTCCCTGGCGGCCGCCTACGGCTGGTCCTACGTGCGCGCCGCCACCCGCAGTGCCCTTGAGACCGCCCTCACGGCGCCGGTCGCGGGCCCCACCCTCGTCGAGGTCCCCCTCCAGCGCTAGCGCCCCCACCGCGAGCTGTGAGAAAAGCCCCAGAATTCGGGAAATTTCGGGGCTTTACTCACAGTTCGCGGATGGTTAGACGACTCTCTCGAGGAGGGCGGCCTGGTCGCCGCCACCACCAGGTCGGCTACAGCCTCTTCGCCCTCGATACCGTGCCGCCCAAGCCCGACCTGGTGCGCGTGGCCGAGGGGAAGGGGGCACCGATCGAGGTCGAACTCCGGGCGCTGGACGCGGCATCCTTTGGCCGGTTTGTGGCCGCGCTGCCGCAGCCGATGGTCATCGGGCGAGTGGCGCTGGCCGACGGCAGCCAGGTGGAGGGGTTCCTCTGCGAGCCGATGAGCGCCGCTGGTGCCGCCGACATCACGGCCACCGGCGGCTGTCGGGCACACCTGGCCGGCTGAGCGCCGGCGACTGTTGCCCGCGCGGACAATTGCGCCCGTTATGCCCTGAGTGTCAGCCTGTGGTGAGACAAATCATCGTTTCATCACGGGCCGGCTGAGGGCGGGGAAGAGGACATCCAAATGGAAATGTCAGAAGTCCAAACCCGGCTTACTCGGAAGCATCATTTCACGTCTGCTGAGCGCCTCGCGATTCTTGCGCAGTGGGAGCAGTACGCGTCGACGGGCGCGGAGATCGGCGCGAAGTCCGCGTTCTGTCGCCGAGTCGGCATCGACGTTAGGTCGCTGTCGCGGTGGAGTCAGGAGAAGCGGCAGGGCCTGCTGGTCGAGACGGAACAGCGGCAGACTAAGTACGTGTTGACGAAACAGGAACGGATCGAATTTCTGCGATTGCAGAAGGAAAACGCGATCCTCAAAGCCCAGTTGGAGCAGTCCGAGAGCGCGGTGGAAGTGTTGGGAAAAGCCTCAGAGCTCTTGTCCGCGCTGGCCAAGAGCTCACAAATCCGCACCCCGCCGCTGCCGGACGAGCCAGCGATCCCGGCCGCGTTTCGGAAGCCGAAACCCACCGAGTAGCGTTCGAAACAGTCGTCGACCTGACTGCGGTGGGGATGCCGGTGGTGCGGGCCTGCGCGTTGGTCGGCTACTCGCGGGCATCGTTCTATCGGCACCGCAGCCCCCGCGCCCGCCTGGCCGCGCCGATCCCGCAGAAGGACCGGCACCAGCCGGCCACGCTCTCCACTGCGGAGAGCGCGCAGATCCTGGCGCTGATCAACACCCCTGAGTATGAGGGCTTCTCGATCTGCCAAGCCTTTTACCGGGCCTGGGATGCGGGTGTTTACCTGGCGTCGAAGTCTTCCTGGTACCGCGTCGCCCGCGCGGCCGGGCAGGTCCACGAGCGCCGCCGGCAGGCTGAGGGGTCGCCGAAGAAGATCCCCGAGCTGGTCGCGACCGCCCCGTCACAGGTGTGGTCCTGGGACATCACCAAGCTCAAGACCACGATCCGGGGCCGCTACTTCCACCTCTACGTGATCATGGACATCTACTCGCGTCGCGTCGTGGGCTGGCGGCTGGAGGCCTACGAGGATGGTGACCTCGCCGAAGAACTGATCCAAGAAGCGGTCACCGCGAACCACGGCGTCGCGCCGAACTCTCTGCACTCGGATAACGGTGCTGCGATGGTGAGCACACCGGTGTCCTTACTGCTGGAGAAACTCGGCGTCGATAAGTCCTTCTCCCGGCCCAAAGTCTCCAACGACAACCCCTACAGCGAAGCGTTATTCAAGACCGCGAAATACGATCTCGCGTTCCCTGAGATCTTCGACACGACCGATGACGCCCGCGCCTACTTCGACTGGTTCTTCCACGAATACAACCAGAACCACCGCCACTCCGGCATCGCCTGGAACACCCCCAACGACGTTCACTACGGCCGCACCGACCGAGTGACCCGCCGCAGAAGCCAAGTCCTCAACACCGCATTCCGAACGCATCCAGAACGCTACGCCCAACACCCCAAGCCCCCGGCCCTACCGGGCCGGGTATGCATCAACGACCCCCGCCAAAAACCCAAACCCAACCTGTCTCAAACAGGTTGACAAATACCGCGTACCGGGCGCATTTGTCCGGAGCGGGCACTTACCGGGGTGCGAGGTCGCGTGGCGCGAGCCGGCTCTAGCCGAACGCCTCCACCACGGGGCGGAACTTCATCTTGGTCTCGGCCAGCTCGCGGTCGGGGTCGGAGTCCAGCACGATGCCGCAGCCGGCGTACGCGGTGACGTCCCCGGCCGGGGTGACCTGCGCGCAGCGCAGCGCGATGGCCCACTCGCCGTCGCCGTCGGCGCCCACCCAGCCCACCGGACCGGCGTAGCGGCCGCGGTCGAAGGGCTCAAGCTCGCGGATGAGCGCGAGCGCGTCCTGCGTCGGGGTGCCGGCCACCGCGGCGGTCGGGTGCATTGCCGCAATGAGGTCGAGCGAGGTGGACCCGTCGCTCAGGGTGCCCTCGACGTCGGTGGCCAGGTGCCAGAGGTTGGGCAGCTTGACCGTGAACGGGATCTCGCTCGTGGTGAGCACCGAGGTGTGCGGGCGGAGCGCGGCCAGCACGCTCTGCACGGCGAACTCGTGCTCGTCGCCGTCCTTGCTGGAGGTGGCCAGGGTGAGGGCTGCCTCGAGGTCCGCCGCGGCATCCGACCCGCGGGAGATGGTGCCGGCGAGCACCCGGGCATTGACCTCGTTGTGGTCGGCGCGGATCAGGGTCTCGGGGCTCGAGCCGACGAGGCCGTCGACGGCGTAGGTCCAGCAGTCCGGGTAGCCCAGGGCGAGCTCGGTCAGCAGTCGGCGCAGGTCGGACTCGGCCGGCAGGTGCCCGACCAGGTCGCGGGCCAGCACGACCTTGCTCAGGTCCCGGTCGCCGATGTGGGTGACGGCGGCGGAGACGGCAGCGCGGTAGCCGGCCGGCGTCAGCGCACCGGGAAGCAGCGAGATGCGGTACTCGTCGCCGAGCGGCTGCAGTGCCAGCGGGATTTCAGGGGCGGCCTGTCCGGTGGGCCAGATGCGGGTAACCCAACACTGGCCGTCCTCGCGGCCCACGATCACCTCGGGCACGATCAGCACACTGGTCTGGCTGGACGAGTCGTCGAAGGCGAAGGTGCCGAACGCGAGCAGGCCGGTGCCGGTGCGCGCCAACGGGTCGGTCACGGTGGCCGCCGCGACGACATCGCGCCAGGCGGCTGCGGCATCCTGCATGCGGGTAGGGCCGGAGAACTCGAGCCGCAGTGCCGTGCCGATGCCGGCGAGACCCTGGTTGCGGCGCATCCAGAGCAACGGCGTGCGCTGGTCGAGCAGGAGGATCAATTGGCGAATGTCGGCAATCGGGGACGTTTCAACCGTTAGAGCAGGCGCATTCACTCGTCTACCCTACGCCTGCGCCCGGGCACCCGGCCGCGCCGTATCCCAGGCGCCGCAATCTAGACTGGACCGGTGAGTAGAGCAGATCTTAATAAGCAGCCAGCGCAGGTCGCCGCCATGTTCGATCTGGTCTCGACACACTATGACCGCACGAACGCACTGCTCTCCGTGGGCAACGCCTCGCTGTGGCGTGTCGCGACCACACGGGCCGTGAACCCGAAGCGTGGCGAGCGCATCCTCGATATCGCCGCGGGAACGGGTACCTCGAGCGTCGCCCTGTCGCACACGGGCGCGCACGTCGTGGCCGCCGATTTCTCCGAGGGCATGATCAAGGTGGGCCGTGAGCGGCACTCCGGCAACCCGAACGTCGAGTTCGTGCAGGCGGATGCGACGGCGCTGCCGTTCGCGGACGGCGAGTTCGACGCCGTCACCATCTCCTTCGGCCTGCGCAATGTCGTGGAGCCCAAGAAGGCCATCGCCGAGTTCTACCGCGTCACCAAGCCCGGCGGCCGTGTCGTCATCTGCGAGTTCTCCACCCCGCCGTTCACCCCGATCCGGGTGGGCTACTTCGCCTACCTCAACCACGTGATGCCCCGCATCGTGAAGCTGGCCTCCTCCAACGCCGAGGCCTACGACTACCTGGGCGAATCGATCGCCGCCTGGCCCGACCAGCCCACGCTCAGCGCCTGGCTGCGTGATGCCGGATACGACGCCGTGGCCTATCGCAACCTCAGTCTCGGTATCGTGGCTCTGCACCGCGGAATCAAGACGGCCGCTGCAGCGTCCACAACCTCCTGAAACTCCCAGATCCGATCGTTAGGCTGACAGAGTGAAATTGACCGCCCCCGTGGCCCGCCGGAGCCCGTCGGTAACGTCGCAGCTGGGCCTGAGCGATCGGATCTTCTCCACGGCCGCCGACCGTGGCCTCGCCGCCAGCATCGAGACCGGACTCGACGACGTGACGACGAGCCTGCTCGGCGAACTCGTCTTCGCCGATGAGATCGCCAACGTCACCAGCCGATACCTGCTCAACGCCGGCGGCAAGCGCGTGCGCCCGATGCTCGCGCTGCTCACCGCGCACCTGGGCGATGGCACCGTGCCCGACGTCATCCGTGCCGCCACCGCGATCGAGATCACTCACCTGGCGTCGCTGTACCACGACGACGTCATGGACGACGCCGACAAGCGCCGCGGCGTGCCCAGCGCGCAGGTGGTCTGGGGAAACTCCATCGCCATCCTGGCCGGTGACCTGCTCTTCTCCCGCGCCAACCAGCTGATGGGCCGGCTCGGCGAACGCGCCGTGCGCCTGCAGGGCGACACCTTCGAACGCCTGGTGCTCGGCCAGCTGCACGAGACCGTGGGCCCCGCCGACGACCAGGACCCGATCGACCACTACATCCAGGTGCTCGCCGACAAGACCGGGTCGCTCATCGCCGCCGCCGCCCAGTCCGGCATTATCTTCTCCAACGCGCCCGCCGAGTTCGAAGAGCCCGTCGTGCTGTTCGGCGAGCGGATCGGCGTGGCCTTCCAGCTCATCGACGACGTCCTCGACCTGTCGCCGCAGCCGCAGGAGACCGGCAAGGTGCCCGGCACCGACCTCCGCGCCGGCGTCGCGACGCTGCCGCTGCTGCGCCTGCGCGAACGCGCCGCAACGGATGCGCGGGCCGCCGACCTCGTCGCCCGCCTCGAGGCCGATGTGATGAACAGCAAGGGCGCCACCACCGAGGCCGCCGACTCCGCCATCAGCGCGCTGCGCGAACATGACGTGACCACCCAGACCCTCGCGGAGGCCCACGGTTGGGCCCGTGACGCCGTCGACGCCCTCAAGCCCCTGCCGCAAGGCTCGGTCAAGAAGGCGCTCACCCGTTTCGCCGACACCATCGTCGAGCGATCCAGCTAGAAAGGCTCCCATGACCAAGTTGCGATTGGCCATAGTCGGTGCGGGCCCCGCCGGCATCTACGCCGCAGATATCCTCCTGAAGGCCGAGCGGAATTTCGATGTCTCCATCGACCTGTTCGACCACCTTCCGGCCCCGTATGGGCTCGTGCGCTACGGCGTCGCGCCCGACCACCCCCGCATCAAGGGCATCATCACGGCGCTCCGGGACGTGCTCGACCGCGGCGATATCCGCCTGTTCGGCAACGTCCGCTACGGCACCGATATCACCCTCGACGACCTCAAGAAGCACTACAACGCGGTCATCTTCGCCACCGGGGCCGTGCACGACGCCGACCTGGCCATCCCGGGCATCGAGCTCGAGGGCTCCTACGGTGCCGCCCGGTTCGTGAGCTGGTTCGACGGCCACCCCGACGTGCCGCGCACCTGGCCGCTCGAGGCTAAGTCGGTCGCCGTGATCGGCAACGGCAACGTCGCCCTCGACGTCTCCCGCATCCTCGCCAAGCACGCCGACGACCTGCTGCCCACCGAGATCCCGGCGAACGTCTACGAGGGCCTCAAGGCGTCCCCGGTCACCGACGTGCACGTGTTCGGCCGCCGCGGCCCCACCTCGGTGAAGTTCACCCCGCTGGAGCTGCGCGAACTCGGCGAACTCAACGACGTGGACATCATCGTGCACGACGAGGACTTCGACTACGACGATGCGGCCCGTGCGGCCGTGGCCAGCAACAAGCAGGTCTTCGTGATCGACAAAGTGCTCAACCAGTGGCGGAACCGCGAGACCGGGAGCGCCTCACGCCGGCTGCACCTGCATTTCTTCGCCCGCCCGGTGGAGGTGACCGACGACGGCAACGGCCACGTCGGCGGCTTCAAGTACGAGCGCACCGCACCGGATGGCCACGGCGGCGTGGTGGGCACCGGCGAGATCCGCGAGGTGCCGATCCAGGCCATCTACCGGGCCGTCGGCTACTACGGGTCCTCGCTTCCGGGCATCCCGTTCGACAAGAAGCGCGGCGTGATCCCCAATCGCGAGGGCCAGGTGCTCTGGAAGGGCGAGCCGGGCTTCGAGTCCAGCACCGCCAGCCAGCAGATGTACGGCGTGTACGCCACCGGCTGGATCAAGCGTGGGCCGGTGGGCCTGATCGGGCACACCAAGTCCGACGCCATGGAGACCGTGCGGCACCTGATCAACGATGTCGGCAATTGGTGGCGCCCCGAGTCGCCCTCTGAGGAGAGCATCCTCGAGCTGCTCGACGAGCGCGGCGTGGCGTACACCGACCTCGACGGCTGGCACCGCCTCGACCAGCACGAGCTCGCGCTCGGCGCCGAACAGGGTCGCGTGCGCGTCAAGGTGGTTCCCCGCCACGAGATGGTCGAGATCTCGCGGGCCCAGGTTCCCGCCGAGCTCTAGCCCCGACTCTCGCTCCTCGCCCCCGCGAACTGTGAGTTAAGCCCCAAAAAACGCGAGTTTTCGGGGCTTAGCTCACAGTTCGCGTTCTAGGGTGGGGGGATGGTGGAACTCGTGTGGCGGGAGGACCTGCTCGGGGAGCGCTTCCAGCAGGCCACGTTGCCTCTCGGCAGCGACGGCGAGGGCGATGTGGTCGCCACCCTGGTTCGCCACCGCCCGGCGCCGACCGAACTCGTCTCACCCTTCGCGCCGGCGCACGGTATCGACGTGCTCTACGTGCACGGATGGTCGGACTACTTCTTCCAAACCGGCCTAGCCGAACACTGGCACCGGGTGGGCGCCCGTTTCTACGCCCTGGACCTGCGCAAGTACGGGCGCAGCCTGCGCGAGCACCAGACCCCTGGGTACGTGGCCGACCTGGCCACCTACGACGCCGACATCGACGCCGCCCTCACCGCGATGGGCCACGGGGAGAACTCAGAGCGGCCGTCCCGCCGCCGCCTGGTGTTGATGGGCCACTCCACCGGCGGACTCACGCTGAGCCTGTGGGCGTCCAGACACCCGGGCCGGGCCCACGCGCTCGTGCTGAACAGCCCGTGGCTGGAGTTTCAGGCCGGCGGTGTGGGTCGGGCCTTCATTGCGCCCCTTGTGCAGCTGGGCGCCCGCGTGCAGCCGCTGGGTACTCTTCCTCAAGTGGACCTGGGCTTCTACAGCCGTTCGGTCTCGGCCGAGTTCGACGGCGAATGGTCCTACGAATCGCGCTGGCGCCCGCCGCGTGGCTTCCCGCCGCCCAGGGCCTGGCTGAATGCGGTGCTCGAGGGACACGCAGCCGTGGCGGCCGGACTGGGCATCGAGGTGCCCATCCTCACCCTGCTTTCGGCGCGGTCCACGATCCTGCCGCGCTGGAGCGATCAGATGCGGCACAGCGACAGCGTCCTGGTGGTGAACGACATCGCCAGGGCCGCCGTACGGCTGGGCTCGACGGTGACGGTGGCGCGCATCGAGGGCGCCCTGCACGACGTCGTTCTCTCGGCTCCGGCTCCCCGGGCGGCGGCGTATGCGGCGCTCACCCGGTGGCTGCGCGCCTACGCCTCCTAACCATCCGCGAACTGTGAGTTAAGCCCCTAAAAACGCGAGATTCTGGGCTTATCTCACAGTTCGCGAGAGGGGGTTAGCGGAAATTGACGAACTGGAGGGCCACGTCGAGGTCCTTGCCTTTGAGGAGGGCCATTGTGGACTGCAGGTCGTCGCGGCTCTTCGAGGAAACCCGCAGCTCGTCGCCCTGGATCTGACTCTTGACACCCTTGGGTCCCTCGTCGCGGATGATCTTGTTGATCTTCTTCGCGTTCTCCTGGTCGATGCCGGCCTTCATGCTGGCCTCGATGCGGTACTCCTTGCCCGACGCGTATGGCTCGCCGGCGTCGAGGCTGCGCAGCGAGATGCCGCGCTTGATCAGCTTCGACTCGAACACCTCGAGGATCGCCTTGACGCGCTCCTCGGTGTTTGCCTTCATGAGCACCTTCTCGCCGCTCATCTCGATGGATGCGCCCACGTTCTTGAAGTCGTAGCGCTGAGCCACCTCTTTGTGAGCCTGGTTGAGCGCGTTGTCGACCTCCATGGGGTCGACCTTGCTGACGATGTCGAACGTTGAATCTGCCATGGGAGCCATGTTACCGAGAAGGGCCGGATGCTGCCCGTTCCCGCCGCGCTCCCGCTCAGCCGCCGGGGCGGGCGGTGCTCGAACGCACGATCAACTCGAACGGCATCGGAGTGTTCAACGCCGCCTGATCGTGCTGGCCCGGGTGCAACTGGTCCATCAGGATCTCCACGGCCTTGGCGCCCTGGCCCTGGGGGAATTGCGCGATGGTGCTCAGGCCGAAGAAGTCCGCCAGCTCGTGGTCGTCGATGCCGATCACCGAGACGTCCCGTGGCACCACCAGGCCCAGGTCGCGGGCGGCCAGGATGCTGCCGATCGCCATCTCGTCGGAGGCCGCGAAGATCGCCGTTGGGCGGTCGTGCGGGCTGCCGAGCAGCTGTTTGGCGGCCTGGTAGCCGCCGCGGATGGTGAAGTCGGCCGGCTGGAAGAGCTCGGCGGACAGCCCGATCCCGGCGTTCTCCAGGGCCGCCTCGTAGCCGAAGCGCCGGTTCGTGGGCAGGTGGAAGTCCAGGTCGAAGTCCTTGTTGCCGCCGATGTGGGCGATGCGGGTGTGGCCGAGCGCGAGCAGGTGCTCTGTGGCGAGCCTGGCCACCGCTACATCGTCGATCGTGAGGGTGCGCACACCGGAGATCGGGCCGCCCACGCCCACCAGCGGCTTGCCCAGGGCGTGCAGCCTGGCCACCTCGCTCTCGGTGAGTTCGAGGGAGATCGCGATGACGGCATCCACTCGCTGGCGCAACAGGAAGTGCTCGAACACGCTGCGTCGTTCGTCCCCGCCGCCGGTGAGGTTGTAGAGGGTGAGGTCGTAGCCGTTCTGCAGCAACGCCTTCTGGGCGCCCTCGACGACGCTGGAGAAGAACCAGCGGTTGAGGAACGGTACGACGACGCCGATGTTCTTCATCCGACCCGACGCCAGGCTCGACGCGTTGGACGAGACCACATAACCCAGCTCGAGAGCGGCGGCCTTGACCTTCAACCGGGTGGCCGGAGAAACGTGGCCGTTGCCGCTCAGGGCGCGCGAAACCGTGGCGGTGGAGACGCCCGCGCGGCGGGCGACCTCGTCGATGCCGACCATTCGGGTTCCTTACCGACGTGCAAGAAGGGGTATTAGGTGATCATATCCACCGCCCGGGCGGCGGGTCGCCCACCCTGATTTCGCACTTGGGCCCTCTGGCTTGTATTCTGTCTGAGCGTCTCCGGTCACGTGGTCACATATGGTCGGGTATGCACTGGCGAGTTACCCAAGCGGCCAAAGGGATCTGACTGTAAATCAGACGGCGTAGCCTTCGTGAGTTCGAATCTCGCACTCGCCACAGCAAGAACTGCACAAACACAGCACAACGAACGCGCCGGACCTCCGGCGCGTTCGTGCGTTAACCCGCCGGATGCCCAGCCGCCCTGTCGGCGTCTGGTGCCCGTGGCGTACCGTGGGCGGATGACCACTGCAGCCACCGCCGAACTGCTCGCCCTCGCCCAGGAGACCGCCACGGTCGCCGGGGAGCTGGCGCGCCTCCGCCGCGCCGAGGGCGTGGAGATCGCCGCATCCAAGTCGTCCCCGGAGGACGTGGTGACCCTGGCCGACCGCGAGACCGAGGCCCTGATCCGCGGGCTGCTGTCGGATGCGCGCCCCGACGACGGCTTCTACGGGGAGGAGTCCACCGCCACCGCTGGCACCTCGGGCCTCACCTGGGTCGTCGACCCTATCGACGGCACCGTCAACTACCTCTACGGCATCCCGTTCTATGGTGTGAGTATCGCCGTGGTCGAGGGCGACGCCGACCCGGCCACCTGGACCGCCCTGGCCGGCGCGGTGCGCAACCCCGCCATCGACGAGCTGTTCTCGGCGCGCGCCGGCCACGGTGCTCACCTCAACGGACGCCGCCTCCAGGTGGCCAGCGGAGTGCCACTGTCGCTGGCCCTGTTCGGAACAGGCTTCTCCTACGACTCGGCCCGACGCACCCGCCAGGCGCGGGTTCTGCAGGGCCTCATCCACGAGGTGCGCGACGTGCGCCGGATGGGCGCCGCCTCCCTCGATCTGTGCGGGGTGGCGGCCGGCCGGCTCGACCTCTATTACGAGCGCGGGCTGAAGCCATGGGACCACGCCGCCGGCGCTCTCGTCGCCGCAGAGGCCGGCGCCCGGGTCGGTGCGTTCGGTGACGACCGTGAAGGCCAGAGCCTTCTCATCGCGGCCTCCCCGGACCTCTACCGCACGGCCGAACCGCTGCTGACGAAACTTTTCCAGGAATTTATGGCCGACGACGACATATGAGGATTCCCCGGCGGCGCCACCGGCGCGTCCCTTGCGCTGCCGGGTCACACGCCGGTTCTCGTCCCGCGATCGACGCGGCCCGGGTCGGCCCGACGGGGTGCGCCCCACCCCGTTTTCGGGTGTGATTCGCCGTCGCGAAATGGAATTTTCGCGGCTCGCAAGCTAGCCTTTATCTATTCGTTACTTTGGCTAGAGCCAAATCACCCGCTTTTTCCCTGTCCTTACGCGCTGAAAGTTCCCGCCCTTGTCACGTCACTCCCCGTTTTCGGATGCCTCCGCACCCGACTCGAGTGACCCCTCACAAGACGACGAATTGTCGCCGTTTCCGGCTCTGTCGAACACCCCGCAGCCGGTACTGACCCGCCGCGAACAGCGCGAACTCGAGCGCCGGCTCGTCGAAGACGCCGCCCCCGCACAGGATGCCCCGGCCGCAGGCCACCATTCCCCCGACTTTGTTGCCGCCCCCGCCGTCGAGCTCACGCCCGAGGCGCTTCTCGTCGTGGACACCGAGCTGGACGAGCCGCATGTCGAGTCCGTCGCCGTGCGCGAATCGAATCTCGCCCTCCCCGCGGAGCCGGCCTACGAGCAGCTCCCCACCGACGTGTCGCCGAACACCACGACGACCTCGATCCCGCTGCCCTCCCGCGCGGCCCTGCGCGCCCAACTGCGCGCCGCGCAGGCGACGGATGAGGCCACGCCCGCCGTCACCGCCGCTCCGGCCGCACAGGCCCCCCAGGACTCACCCGAGGCCGAGCGGGTGCTGCCCGAGTTCGTGCCGCGCACGCGTGCGCTGCCGGCCCCGGCTAAGCGCACTCCGGTGTCCACGCGTTCCGGGCACCACCGCATGCGCATGCTCGCCGCCCGCAGCGGATCGATCGTCGCCATGACGTTCGTGGCGCTGATGGCCGTGGCCACCTCGATCCCCGCTGACGCCCTGCTGTCCTCCAGCGATGTGCAGGCCGCGGCGCACCAGGCGCAGAAGCCCGCCGATGGCGGCCCTGCCCAGGTCATCAACCTTGCCAGCGGTACGGACACCATCACGGTGGAGCAGGACAGCTTCGAATCCAAGTCCATCGCCGAGGTGGCTGCGGCCAGCGGCATCCGCCTCGAGGCTGACTTCACCAACAACCCGAACGGCACCATCCAGTGGCCGTTCGCGGTCGGTGTGCACGTCGGCGACCAGTTCGGCTACCGCAACTGCGCCGGCTGCTCGGTCAACCACGGCGGCCAGGACTTCAACCCCGGCCTCGGGGCTCCCATCCAGTCGATCGCCGACGGCGTCGTCAGCTACGCCGAAGACGGCGAAGGCAGCCTCGGCGTGCACATGGTCATCGACCACATGATCAACGGCGAACTGGTGTCCAGCGTCTACGCGCACATGATCCACGGGTCGATGCTGTTGAAGGCCGGCGACGTCGTGAAGGTCGGCCAGGTCATCGGCCAGGTTGGCTCCACGGGCATGTCGACCGGCCCGCACCTGCACTTCGAGATCCGCCTCGGCGGCCTCAACGGCACCAAGGTGGACCCGCTGGTCTGGCTCCGCGCCAACACCAACTAGGCCACCGCCAGCAGCCCAGCCCGCGGCCTCTGCGCGCGGCGCTCCCACACGGTGGTTGAGCTTGTCGAAACCTGGTGAGCCGCCCTGGGGATGCCGCGCTGGGTCTCGACAGGCTCGACCGGCGAGAGGGGCGGCTTCAGAGGTCGGCCTGCGGGGTCTCGACGGGCTCGACCGGCGAGAGGGGCGGCTGCAGGAGGAGGCCGCCGGGGCCTCGACGGGCTCGACCGGCGAGAGGGGCGGCTGCAGGAGGAGGCCGCCGGGGCCTCGACAGGCTCGACCGACGAGAGGGGCGGCTCAGACGGCCTTGGCCAGGAAAGCCTCCAGCAGCGAGCGGGGCAGCGGGAACGGCATGCCGTCGGCTCCGTTCGGCGTGGACTGCAGCTCGCGCTGCGCCACGGGCTCGCCGCCGGTGCCCAGCGACACCACCTGGTCGTGCAGGCGCTCCATGTCCACGTCCAGCCGGTGCGCCACATCCGCGGCCTGTTTGAGCTCGCCCACGAGGGCGGCCGGCACGGCCCCGTCGTACTTGTAGAAGATCTTGTGTTCCAGGCTGGCCCAGAAGTCCATCGCCACGGTGCGGATCTGCACCTCGACGGTCACGGGCTGCACCCGGTCGGACATGAACACCGGGATCGCCACGATCAGGTGCAGGCTCTTGTAGCCGTTCGGCTTCGGGTCCTTGATGTAGTCCTTGACCTGCAGCACGGTGATGTCCTGCTGGCTTGTCAGCATCTCCAGCACCCGATAGGTGTCTGAGATGAAGCTGCAGGTGATGCGGATGCCCGCGATGTCTTGGATGTTCTCCCGAATGCCCTCGAGGTGCAGGGGGTAGCCCTTGCGGGTGGCCTTCTTGAGGATGCCCTCTGGTGACTTCAGTCGGTGGCTGACGTGCTCGATCGGGCTGTAGTCATGGATCGCACTGAACTCTTCCTTGAGGATGTTGACCTTGGTCATCATCTCGTCGGTCGCGAACTTGTACGACATCATGAAGCGCGTCAGCTCGGTCCGGAGTGCTCGGAGGTCGGTCGGCCATTCGGCGTCCAGGTCCGTCACGAGTTCTCCCTCATCCACCAACGCCGTCATCCACCGTGTTGCGATCACACGGTGCGGCTCTCCAACGATGCCGCGCGCACAGAGCGGCGACCACCCCAGTCTGGCATCCCGCACATCGACACTCGCTGGGAGCAGGATGTGTGCGCTCGATGCGAAGGCGTTGTGCGGGATGCGGGGCGGTCGCCGCCGTGCGGCCGGGATCAGGCCTGCAGCCAGGCGGTGGTGTCGCCGGGGAGAGTGCGTCC
It encodes the following:
- a CDS encoding DDE-type integrase/transposase/recombinase: MPVVRACALVGYSRASFYRHRSPRARLAAPIPQKDRHQPATLSTAESAQILALINTPEYEGFSICQAFYRAWDAGVYLASKSSWYRVARAAGQVHERRRQAEGSPKKIPELVATAPSQVWSWDITKLKTTIRGRYFHLYVIMDIYSRRVVGWRLEAYEDGDLAEELIQEAVTANHGVAPNSLHSDNGAAMVSTPVSLLLEKLGVDKSFSRPKVSNDNPYSEALFKTAKYDLAFPEIFDTTDDARAYFDWFFHEYNQNHRHSGIAWNTPNDVHYGRTDRVTRRRSQVLNTAFRTHPERYAQHPKPPALPGRVCINDPRQKPKPNLSQTG
- a CDS encoding isochorismate synthase MenF, yielding MILLLDQRTPLLWMRRNQGLAGIGTALRLEFSGPTRMQDAAAAWRDVVAAATVTDPLARTGTGLLAFGTFAFDDSSSQTSVLIVPEVIVGREDGQCWVTRIWPTGQAAPEIPLALQPLGDEYRISLLPGALTPAGYRAAVSAAVTHIGDRDLSKVVLARDLVGHLPAESDLRRLLTELALGYPDCWTYAVDGLVGSSPETLIRADHNEVNARVLAGTISRGSDAAADLEAALTLATSSKDGDEHEFAVQSVLAALRPHTSVLTTSEIPFTVKLPNLWHLATDVEGTLSDGSTSLDLIAAMHPTAAVAGTPTQDALALIRELEPFDRGRYAGPVGWVGADGDGEWAIALRCAQVTPAGDVTAYAGCGIVLDSDPDRELAETKMKFRPVVEAFG
- a CDS encoding class I SAM-dependent methyltransferase, yielding MFDLVSTHYDRTNALLSVGNASLWRVATTRAVNPKRGERILDIAAGTGTSSVALSHTGAHVVAADFSEGMIKVGRERHSGNPNVEFVQADATALPFADGEFDAVTISFGLRNVVEPKKAIAEFYRVTKPGGRVVICEFSTPPFTPIRVGYFAYLNHVMPRIVKLASSNAEAYDYLGESIAAWPDQPTLSAWLRDAGYDAVAYRNLSLGIVALHRGIKTAAAASTTS
- a CDS encoding polyprenyl synthetase family protein; this encodes MKLTAPVARRSPSVTSQLGLSDRIFSTAADRGLAASIETGLDDVTTSLLGELVFADEIANVTSRYLLNAGGKRVRPMLALLTAHLGDGTVPDVIRAATAIEITHLASLYHDDVMDDADKRRGVPSAQVVWGNSIAILAGDLLFSRANQLMGRLGERAVRLQGDTFERLVLGQLHETVGPADDQDPIDHYIQVLADKTGSLIAAAAQSGIIFSNAPAEFEEPVVLFGERIGVAFQLIDDVLDLSPQPQETGKVPGTDLRAGVATLPLLRLRERAATDARAADLVARLEADVMNSKGATTEAADSAISALREHDVTTQTLAEAHGWARDAVDALKPLPQGSVKKALTRFADTIVERSS
- a CDS encoding FAD-dependent oxidoreductase encodes the protein MTKLRLAIVGAGPAGIYAADILLKAERNFDVSIDLFDHLPAPYGLVRYGVAPDHPRIKGIITALRDVLDRGDIRLFGNVRYGTDITLDDLKKHYNAVIFATGAVHDADLAIPGIELEGSYGAARFVSWFDGHPDVPRTWPLEAKSVAVIGNGNVALDVSRILAKHADDLLPTEIPANVYEGLKASPVTDVHVFGRRGPTSVKFTPLELRELGELNDVDIIVHDEDFDYDDAARAAVASNKQVFVIDKVLNQWRNRETGSASRRLHLHFFARPVEVTDDGNGHVGGFKYERTAPDGHGGVVGTGEIREVPIQAIYRAVGYYGSSLPGIPFDKKRGVIPNREGQVLWKGEPGFESSTASQQMYGVYATGWIKRGPVGLIGHTKSDAMETVRHLINDVGNWWRPESPSEESILELLDERGVAYTDLDGWHRLDQHELALGAEQGRVRVKVVPRHEMVEISRAQVPAEL